Proteins encoded within one genomic window of Ranitomeya variabilis isolate aRanVar5 chromosome 4, aRanVar5.hap1, whole genome shotgun sequence:
- the LOC143767047 gene encoding oocyte zinc finger protein XlCOF29-like, protein MDSSRMDKDRKKMVERILHLTLEILFRLTGEDYTVVKKTSSERCQAPVSEGWGRPLSPITGPSPHPLIHENINDQKILELLYKMIELLTGEVTLLGMLGYYIVTL, encoded by the exons ATGGACTCATCAAGGATGGATAAGGACAGGaaaaagatggtggagaggatattacacctcaccctagagatcctcttccggcttactggagag gattacacagtagtgaagaagacctctagtgagcgctgtcaggcccctgtgtctgagggatggggaagacccctgagcccaatcactgggccatcacctcaccccctgatacatgagaacatcaatgaccagaagatcctagaactcctctacaagatgattgagctgctgactggagaggtgacactgctgggaatgctgggatattatatagtaacgctatga